A portion of the Paenibacillus hamazuiensis genome contains these proteins:
- a CDS encoding ATP-binding protein, whose translation MQNSALKLQYNEHFLYNTLEMQPLVDNCVLHGFKDGIHPDHYIRINGFRSGQGYVVEVEDNGVGFQKGIAWSGVGGLSTVNHRLKLLFGDAGRIHIIENKPGTGTKVQIHLPSNHKQAR comes from the coding sequence TTGCAAAACAGCGCATTGAAGCTACAGTATAACGAACATTTTTTGTACAATACTTTGGAAATGCAGCCGTTAGTGGACAACTGCGTTCTCCATGGATTTAAAGACGGGATACACCCGGATCATTACATAAGGATAAACGGTTTCCGGTCGGGCCAAGGTTATGTAGTGGAAGTGGAAGATAACGGCGTCGGCTTTCAAAAAGGTATCGCTTGGAGCGGAGTAGGCGGCCTGTCGACTGTCAATCATAGATTGAAGCTGCTTTTTGGCGATGCCGGCCGAATTCATATCATCGAAAATAAACCGGGTACCGGCACAAAAGTGCAAATCCATTTGCCAAGTAACCATAAACAGGCGAGGTAA
- a CDS encoding carbohydrate ABC transporter permease, with amino-acid sequence MVKGLEDRVFNSIVYLILALAGLCAVFPLMYVVSVSITPFAEVLKNGGFILLPKSITFDAYRKLLTESGIPRAFWVTVFITVVGTAVNLVLTTLMAYPLSRKKLPGRSFFLLLVVFTMLFSGGIIPTYLIVKAMGLLDSVWAMILPGAIWSFNVLIMKSFFEQLPEELFESARMDGAGEFRILWQIVSPLSLPVMMTVGLFYMVGHWNEFFQAIMYVTDRTLFPLQVIVREILMLTQQPLETVENMTPTETMQMASVMLASLPIIIVYPFIQKHFTKGMLLGSIKG; translated from the coding sequence ATGGTAAAAGGTCTCGAGGATCGCGTATTCAACTCCATCGTTTACCTGATTTTGGCTTTGGCCGGCCTGTGTGCGGTGTTTCCGCTTATGTATGTCGTGTCCGTTTCGATCACCCCGTTTGCGGAGGTGCTGAAAAACGGCGGCTTCATCCTGCTGCCCAAATCGATTACGTTCGATGCGTACCGCAAGCTGCTGACCGAATCGGGCATCCCGCGCGCCTTCTGGGTGACCGTGTTCATCACGGTCGTCGGCACGGCGGTCAACCTGGTGCTCACCACGCTGATGGCATACCCGCTCAGCCGTAAAAAACTGCCCGGACGCAGCTTTTTCCTGCTGCTCGTCGTGTTCACGATGTTGTTCAGCGGCGGAATAATTCCGACCTATTTGATCGTCAAAGCGATGGGGCTGCTCGACTCGGTGTGGGCGATGATTTTGCCTGGCGCGATCTGGAGCTTCAATGTTTTGATTATGAAAAGCTTTTTCGAGCAGCTGCCGGAGGAGCTGTTCGAATCCGCCCGGATGGACGGGGCGGGCGAGTTCCGCATCCTGTGGCAAATCGTTTCGCCGCTTTCGCTGCCGGTGATGATGACGGTCGGACTGTTTTATATGGTCGGCCATTGGAACGAATTTTTTCAGGCGATCATGTATGTGACCGACCGGACGTTGTTCCCGCTGCAGGTGATCGTTCGCGAAATATTGATGCTGACGCAGCAGCCGCTGGAGACGGTGGAAAACATGACGCCGACGGAAACGATGCAGATGGCGTCGGTGATGCTGGCCAGCCTGCCGATCATTATCGTGTATCCGTTTATTCAGAAGCATTTTACGAAAGGCATGCTGCTCGGCTCGATCAAAGGCTGA
- a CDS encoding MerR family transcriptional regulator, giving the protein MYTVKEAALITGLTEHAVRFYTDKGLVPSVQRNQNNIRMFDEESINWLHGVKCLKQSGMPIEVIKTYVDLCLEGDSTIPQRYALMMEHKESALEKLEEAKRHVAHLEQKTALYQAILEHRIPDTTNPGNWDIIRHMHSDVFYSPAVSPGNLNP; this is encoded by the coding sequence ATGTACACGGTCAAAGAAGCCGCCTTGATAACGGGGCTCACCGAGCACGCCGTGCGTTTTTACACGGATAAAGGCCTGGTGCCGAGCGTACAGCGCAATCAAAACAACATTCGGATGTTCGACGAAGAATCGATCAACTGGCTGCATGGTGTTAAATGCCTTAAACAATCCGGGATGCCGATTGAAGTCATCAAAACGTACGTCGATCTCTGTCTCGAAGGGGATTCGACCATTCCGCAACGCTACGCACTCATGATGGAGCATAAGGAATCGGCGCTCGAAAAGCTCGAAGAAGCCAAGCGGCACGTTGCCCATTTGGAACAAAAAACCGCCCTATATCAAGCCATTCTGGAGCACCGCATTCCAGACACGACCAATCCCGGCAACTGGGACATAATCCGGCATATGCATAGTGACGTGTTTTACTCGCCCGCGGTTTCACCAGGAAACCTAAATCCATAA
- a CDS encoding ABC transporter permease — protein sequence MKQTSLTAAAAAPSARASRLREIGRTVWQFRAFYAMLLPGVIYYVIFRYIPMYGVIIAFKDFNMMEGIVGSSWADPWYKHFQAFYESPYFSQLLTNTLLISFYKLIFGMFPPILMALLLNECRVRWFKSLIQTLTYMPHFLSWVIILGILIALFSQNSGIVNRWIVEAGGQSIPFLTSTDYFRSILVGSEIWQNIGWGAIIYLAAIAGIDPTLYEAARVDGASRLNMIWHITLPGIRSVIVMLLILKLGHIMDAGFDQIYILYNIQVYPVADILDTWVFRTGLQQLNFSLASAVGLFKSAIGLALVLISNRLARRWGEGIW from the coding sequence ATGAAGCAAACCAGTTTGACTGCGGCAGCGGCGGCACCATCCGCACGAGCTTCGCGGCTGCGAGAAATAGGGCGGACGGTATGGCAGTTCCGAGCTTTTTATGCGATGCTGCTGCCAGGGGTAATCTATTATGTGATTTTCCGCTACATCCCGATGTATGGCGTCATCATCGCCTTTAAAGATTTCAACATGATGGAAGGGATCGTAGGCAGCAGTTGGGCCGATCCATGGTACAAGCACTTTCAAGCGTTTTACGAATCGCCGTATTTTTCCCAGCTGCTTACCAATACTTTGCTGATCAGCTTCTACAAACTGATCTTCGGCATGTTTCCGCCTATATTGATGGCGCTGCTGCTCAACGAATGCCGGGTGCGTTGGTTCAAATCGCTGATCCAGACGCTGACGTATATGCCGCATTTTTTGTCCTGGGTCATCATCCTGGGCATTCTGATCGCGCTGTTTTCGCAAAACTCCGGGATCGTCAACCGTTGGATCGTCGAAGCCGGAGGGCAGTCGATCCCGTTTCTCACCTCGACCGATTACTTCCGCAGCATCCTGGTCGGCTCGGAAATATGGCAAAATATCGGCTGGGGCGCGATCATTTACCTCGCGGCCATCGCCGGCATCGACCCGACGCTGTACGAGGCGGCGCGCGTCGACGGCGCAAGCAGGCTGAATATGATCTGGCACATAACGCTGCCGGGCATCCGCAGCGTCATCGTGATGCTGCTTATCCTGAAGCTCGGCCACATCATGGATGCGGGTTTCGATCAAATCTACATTTTATATAACATTCAGGTGTATCCGGTAGCCGACATTTTGGACACATGGGTATTCAGGACCGGCTTGCAGCAGCTGAATTTCAGCCTGGCGTCGGCGGTCGGTTTGTTCAAATCGGCGATCGGTCTCGCGCTGGTGCTGATTTCCAACCGGCTGGCCCGAAGATGGGGGGAAGGCATATGGTAA
- a CDS encoding cache domain-containing sensor histidine kinase, whose translation MNGIVYWYRSLGIATKQFVFLFVVTFGMFIALAMSNLQDAEHLFREQVIKDSQQLIERTNQYVDSYLDNVQNMLLLLSTRSDLFEDGREKEAVKTLQNFANYNSSVTRTLYLIRKDGKVYSNTQAYYEILGNPHLDNLYRLAAANYGAMNVSEPYASPLSGRTIAYVLPVTDPATAELLGVVAAEIDLDRLTGRIAPLLVSENQTFTIITRKNNVITLSDPQDKLLQYEPGTFPPELKESFLEQLGDLPVGVRTIDGQKGSLVVVKSAANRLGWSLLSFIKEDYFYQNVLRLYDNYRNAGMVWLGVLLVGTLIMSRHFTKPVRTLVAKMDRVRDLGVLPFISIDRHDEIGRLAKSYNAMMERIHALIQETKEMEAKKKQYELSMLQSQIAPHFLYNTLACISSLARQRRIDDVRETIKSLVALLSFSFNRSSEFVTLGEELEGLKRYVHIQRVRYGDMFTLEIDVEDAALGCKMLKLTLQPLVENAIFHGIVPKREPGRIRIFGRIRGQTLRLFISDNGLGMDKSTVSRLLAERKETSRRNTFTGMGVMNVHERVRIHFGAAFGLKIRSRPGCGTWIRLKMPYDEWTGEPILPESP comes from the coding sequence ATGAACGGCATCGTTTACTGGTACCGCAGCCTCGGCATTGCCACCAAGCAATTCGTCTTCCTGTTCGTCGTCACGTTCGGCATGTTCATCGCGCTGGCGATGAGCAATTTGCAGGATGCGGAGCATCTGTTCCGCGAGCAGGTGATCAAGGACTCCCAGCAATTGATCGAACGGACGAACCAATATGTGGACTCTTATCTCGACAATGTGCAAAACATGCTCCTGCTGCTGTCGACGCGAAGCGATTTGTTCGAGGACGGCCGGGAGAAGGAAGCGGTCAAAACGCTGCAAAACTTCGCCAACTACAACAGCTCGGTTACCAGGACGCTGTATTTGATCCGCAAGGACGGCAAGGTTTACTCGAATACGCAAGCGTACTACGAAATTCTCGGTAACCCGCATCTGGACAATTTGTACAGACTGGCCGCCGCCAACTACGGGGCGATGAACGTCAGCGAGCCGTATGCGTCGCCGTTGTCCGGCCGGACGATCGCTTACGTACTGCCGGTAACGGACCCGGCGACCGCGGAGCTGCTTGGCGTCGTCGCTGCGGAAATCGACCTGGACCGGCTGACGGGCCGGATCGCTCCGCTGCTCGTGAGCGAGAACCAGACCTTTACGATCATTACGCGAAAAAATAACGTTATCACCCTGTCGGATCCGCAGGATAAGCTGCTGCAGTACGAGCCGGGCACGTTTCCGCCCGAGCTTAAAGAGAGCTTTCTCGAGCAGCTCGGGGATCTGCCGGTCGGAGTCAGAACGATCGACGGCCAGAAGGGCTCGCTCGTCGTGGTCAAATCCGCGGCGAACCGGCTCGGCTGGTCGCTGCTTTCTTTTATCAAGGAGGATTATTTTTACCAAAACGTGCTCCGGCTGTACGATAATTACCGCAATGCCGGCATGGTCTGGCTTGGCGTGCTGCTGGTCGGCACGCTCATCATGTCGCGCCATTTTACGAAGCCGGTGCGCACCCTTGTGGCGAAAATGGACCGCGTCCGCGATCTGGGCGTGCTGCCCTTCATTTCGATCGACCGTCACGACGAGATCGGCCGCCTCGCCAAAAGCTACAACGCGATGATGGAAAGAATTCATGCGCTCATTCAGGAGACGAAGGAGATGGAGGCGAAAAAGAAGCAATACGAGCTGAGCATGCTGCAAAGCCAAATTGCGCCGCATTTTCTGTATAATACGCTCGCATGCATCAGCAGCCTGGCCCGCCAGCGGCGGATCGACGATGTGCGCGAGACGATCAAATCGCTCGTTGCGCTGCTGTCGTTCAGCTTCAACCGGTCGAGCGAATTTGTCACGCTGGGCGAGGAGCTGGAGGGCCTCAAGCGGTACGTTCATATCCAGCGCGTCCGTTACGGCGACATGTTCACGCTGGAGATCGACGTCGAGGATGCCGCGCTGGGCTGCAAAATGCTGAAGCTGACGCTTCAACCTCTGGTCGAAAACGCCATCTTTCACGGCATCGTGCCGAAACGCGAGCCGGGCAGAATCCGCATCTTCGGCCGGATCCGCGGTCAAACGCTGCGGCTGTTCATCTCCGACAATGGGCTTGGCATGGATAAATCGACCGTTTCGCGGCTATTGGCGGAGCGCAAGGAAACGTCGCGCCGCAACACGTTTACCGGCATGGGCGTCATGAACGTGCACGAGCGGGTGCGCATTCACTTCGGGGCCGCATTCGGGCTGAAAATCCGCTCCCGTCCGGGCTGCGGAACGTGGATCAGGCTCAAGATGCCATACGACGAGTGGACGGGGGAGCCCATTTTGCCCGAATCTCCGTAA
- a CDS encoding AraC family ligand binding domain-containing protein, translating to MLQNQFAESLHVTFLHIREYDLDHTWAAADRELAHSVLWCVRDGKFSLQLSGNRYNVEAGDFALLPAGAEISYRAASTAVRLVSINFDASVTLLPDRSWTELLSMPVRYPEALSGLEAVLADMLHASGTASAGQNLLLQSGLLRILSALLDRQPVRRTEPGADGMDRRILGVIEYVAAHPALMPDTAQLAELAQVSESHLRKLFMDHTGLSPTRFIHRLK from the coding sequence ATGCTTCAAAATCAGTTCGCCGAATCGCTTCACGTCACGTTTCTGCATATTCGTGAATACGATCTTGACCATACATGGGCGGCCGCGGACCGCGAATTGGCCCATTCCGTGCTGTGGTGCGTGCGGGACGGCAAGTTCTCGCTGCAGCTCAGCGGGAATCGGTACAACGTGGAGGCGGGGGATTTCGCCTTGCTGCCGGCAGGCGCAGAGATCTCTTACCGGGCGGCTTCGACCGCCGTCCGGCTGGTCAGCATCAACTTCGATGCATCGGTGACGCTGCTGCCGGACCGCAGCTGGACGGAGCTGCTGTCCATGCCCGTCCGTTATCCCGAGGCTCTAAGCGGACTCGAGGCCGTGCTCGCCGACATGCTGCACGCATCCGGGACGGCCTCGGCCGGACAAAACCTGCTGCTGCAGTCCGGACTGCTTCGCATCTTGTCCGCTTTGCTGGATCGGCAGCCGGTTCGGCGGACAGAGCCGGGCGCGGACGGGATGGACCGGCGCATCCTCGGCGTGATCGAATACGTGGCCGCGCACCCCGCACTCATGCCCGATACGGCGCAGCTGGCCGAGCTTGCGCAGGTCAGCGAATCGCATCTGCGCAAGCTGTTCATGGACCATACCGGCTTGTCGCCGACCCGCTTCATTCACCGCCTGAAGTAG
- a CDS encoding aldo/keto reductase codes for MQTVTLNNGVKMPIIGFGVYQIPDAEECENAVYEALMTGYRLIDTAAGYLNEEAVGRAIKRSGIPREELFVTTKLWVQDAGYESAKLAFAKSLKKLQFDYLDLYLIHQPFGDYYGAWRAMEDLYREGKIKAIGVSNFLPDRLMDLIVHNEIVPAVNQIETHPFYQQNESAAFMKEQGVQHQSWAPFAEGRGNMFGNEVLTSIAEKHNKSVAQVVLRWLVQREVVAIPKSVRKERIVENFDIFDFELSTDDIEQISALDTRESLFLSYHDPKFVKMLGTLRVDL; via the coding sequence ATGCAAACCGTAACATTGAACAACGGAGTGAAAATGCCGATCATCGGCTTCGGTGTCTACCAAATTCCCGATGCCGAAGAATGCGAGAATGCGGTATATGAAGCGCTGATGACCGGTTACCGCCTGATCGACACCGCCGCCGGTTACCTGAACGAGGAAGCGGTCGGACGCGCGATCAAGCGCAGCGGCATACCGCGTGAGGAGCTGTTCGTCACGACCAAGCTTTGGGTTCAGGATGCCGGCTACGAGAGTGCCAAGCTGGCGTTTGCCAAATCGCTCAAGAAGCTGCAGTTCGACTATCTCGATCTATACCTGATTCACCAGCCGTTCGGCGATTACTACGGCGCTTGGCGTGCGATGGAAGACCTGTACCGCGAAGGCAAGATCAAGGCGATCGGTGTCAGCAACTTCCTGCCCGACCGTTTGATGGACCTCATCGTGCATAACGAAATCGTGCCCGCCGTCAACCAGATCGAAACGCACCCGTTCTACCAGCAGAACGAGAGCGCCGCTTTTATGAAAGAGCAGGGAGTGCAGCACCAGTCGTGGGCGCCGTTCGCTGAAGGACGGGGCAACATGTTCGGCAACGAAGTGCTGACCTCGATCGCGGAAAAACACAACAAGTCCGTCGCCCAGGTCGTACTGCGCTGGCTTGTTCAGCGAGAAGTCGTTGCTATTCCAAAATCGGTGCGCAAAGAGCGGATCGTCGAAAACTTCGACATTTTCGATTTTGAGCTGAGCACGGACGATATCGAACAAATTTCCGCCCTCGATACGCGGGAAAGTCTTTTCTTATCGTACCACGATCCGAAATTCGTCAAGATGCTGGGCACCTTGAGGGTCGATCTGTAA
- the argC gene encoding N-acetyl-gamma-glutamyl-phosphate reductase, translated as MKYKVFVDGKDGTTGLKLFEYLSRLSDIEILRIDPGKRKDPEERSKFLNAADIAFLCLPDSAAKEAVSLVKNEKTKIINASTAFRTDKNWAFGLPELKNQRELIRTASRVSVPGCHATGLILTVRPLIEAGILQKDYPVTCYSVTGYTGAGKSGIEEYENPELAAAKNLHVPRHYALHLNHKHLPEMQLYSGLLYEPLFTPIKANYAQGIAMSVPLISRSLPKNYSAKDVHEVLATYFESERFVRVMPFDSEAYLDEGHFLITECNNTNRLEIFVFGQNDKINIISRYDNLGKGASGAAIQNMNLMLGFDEGNGLAC; from the coding sequence ATGAAATACAAAGTATTTGTTGACGGAAAGGATGGGACGACTGGCTTGAAGCTATTTGAGTATTTGTCAAGGCTGTCGGACATCGAAATTCTAAGAATTGACCCCGGCAAAAGAAAAGATCCCGAGGAGCGGAGCAAGTTCCTTAACGCAGCGGATATCGCTTTTTTATGTCTTCCCGATTCGGCTGCAAAAGAAGCCGTTTCGCTTGTAAAAAATGAAAAAACCAAAATCATAAATGCCAGCACCGCCTTTAGAACGGATAAAAACTGGGCATTCGGTTTGCCTGAGTTGAAAAATCAAAGGGAATTGATACGGACCGCGTCGAGAGTCTCCGTTCCCGGTTGTCATGCAACCGGCTTAATTCTCACCGTCAGACCGCTCATTGAAGCCGGCATTCTTCAAAAGGATTATCCTGTTACATGTTATTCCGTGACGGGTTATACCGGAGCCGGAAAAAGCGGAATCGAGGAATATGAGAACCCGGAGTTGGCTGCCGCCAAAAATCTCCATGTCCCAAGGCATTATGCGCTGCATCTGAACCACAAGCACTTACCTGAGATGCAGCTTTACTCCGGACTTTTATATGAACCGTTATTTACGCCCATTAAAGCGAATTATGCCCAAGGCATCGCCATGTCGGTCCCCTTGATTAGCAGAAGTTTGCCTAAAAACTATTCCGCAAAAGACGTACATGAAGTATTGGCAACATATTTTGAATCCGAGCGGTTTGTTCGTGTGATGCCGTTCGACTCGGAAGCTTATCTTGACGAAGGGCATTTTCTGATAACCGAATGCAACAATACGAACCGTTTGGAGATTTTTGTTTTTGGACAAAACGACAAAATCAATATCATTTCGAGGTACGATAATTTAGGCAAGGGCGCATCGGGGGCTGCGATACAAAATATGAATCTCATGCTCGGATTCGATGAAGGAAACGGCTTGGCGTGCTGA
- a CDS encoding response regulator transcription factor, translated as MNQQLLNVIVVDDELPLRQELRSFPWGKWGAALIGEAENGAEALQLCRDYVPDVVVTDITMPLMDGIELTRELRRQFPQVQVILLTCHSDFGYAREALRLGALEYLVKVTLEEEEMEQALHKAREAIERERAHRKNESEARRREQAKLLARLLKDKQTPDDKIVAALSAAGLLRELPTRVVLLKVEASEEDIAFVGQELQLALDQAASQAAPAFSWVPVGGTDYLLAFGEALPPAQLRLRLDPLIGDLTQTIGDNLPFLGGEVRLYAVVSESVASGTDFIKAFDHAKMWEEARFYEREPHPPVFVGRPVPLTPLGKAQAAELDELLRGLRLQAEALQTYMRDTFPRWCLKHRFQPGELKKAVAAGISLQSAAGSADQGAYAPLEQAETLNELTAAALRLLETQSGGRHRYRKEVRDAKLYIEQHLEEPITLHSLAEQVSLSPHYLSRLFREEVGESVNEYMTRLRIEKAIDMLQNTNLKVYEVAEKVGIPSYRYFSTMFRERTGLAPTDFKKQATGE; from the coding sequence ATGAATCAACAGCTGCTGAATGTCATCGTCGTGGACGACGAGCTGCCGCTTCGCCAGGAGCTGCGCTCGTTTCCGTGGGGGAAATGGGGAGCTGCGCTCATCGGCGAGGCCGAAAACGGCGCGGAGGCGCTGCAGCTTTGCCGCGATTATGTGCCGGACGTGGTCGTGACCGACATCACGATGCCGCTTATGGACGGCATTGAGCTGACGCGCGAGCTGCGCCGCCAGTTTCCGCAGGTGCAGGTCATTTTGCTGACCTGCCACAGCGATTTTGGGTATGCCCGCGAAGCGTTAAGGCTCGGGGCGCTCGAATACCTCGTGAAGGTGACACTCGAGGAGGAAGAGATGGAGCAGGCGCTGCACAAAGCGCGCGAGGCGATCGAGCGGGAACGCGCCCACCGCAAAAACGAAAGCGAGGCGCGCCGCCGCGAACAAGCCAAGCTGCTCGCCCGGCTGCTGAAGGATAAACAGACGCCCGACGATAAAATCGTCGCGGCTTTAAGCGCGGCGGGCTTGCTCCGCGAGCTGCCGACCCGCGTCGTGCTGCTGAAGGTCGAAGCGTCGGAGGAGGACATCGCCTTCGTGGGCCAGGAGCTGCAGCTTGCACTCGATCAGGCCGCCTCGCAAGCAGCCCCGGCGTTTTCATGGGTTCCCGTCGGAGGCACGGATTATTTGCTCGCCTTCGGCGAAGCGCTGCCTCCCGCTCAGCTGAGGCTGCGGCTTGACCCGCTGATCGGCGATTTGACGCAAACGATCGGCGACAACCTGCCGTTTCTCGGCGGGGAAGTGCGCCTGTACGCGGTGGTCAGCGAATCGGTTGCGAGCGGAACCGATTTTATCAAAGCGTTCGACCACGCGAAAATGTGGGAGGAAGCGCGGTTTTACGAGCGGGAGCCGCATCCGCCGGTGTTCGTCGGCCGCCCGGTGCCGCTCACTCCGCTCGGCAAAGCGCAGGCCGCGGAGCTGGACGAGCTGCTGCGCGGACTTAGGCTGCAAGCCGAGGCGCTGCAAACATATATGCGCGACACGTTTCCGCGCTGGTGCCTGAAGCACCGCTTCCAACCGGGCGAGCTGAAGAAAGCCGTTGCGGCCGGAATCAGCCTGCAGAGCGCCGCCGGCAGCGCGGATCAAGGCGCGTACGCGCCGCTTGAACAGGCGGAGACGCTGAACGAACTTACCGCTGCGGCGCTGCGCCTGCTCGAGACCCAAAGCGGCGGGCGCCACAGATACCGCAAAGAAGTCCGCGATGCGAAGCTGTATATCGAGCAGCATCTGGAGGAGCCGATCACGCTGCACAGCCTGGCGGAGCAGGTAAGCCTTAGCCCGCATTATCTCAGCCGGCTGTTCCGCGAGGAGGTCGGCGAATCGGTGAACGAATATATGACCCGGCTGCGCATCGAAAAGGCGATCGACATGCTGCAAAATACGAACCTGAAGGTGTACGAGGTGGCCGAAAAGGTCGGCATCCCGAGCTACCGTTATTTTTCCACGATGTTCCGCGAGCGGACGGGTCTGGCGCCGACCGATTTTAAAAAGCAGGCCACGGGAGAGTAA
- a CDS encoding extracellular solute-binding protein, whose product MKQRPIFAAAAAVVLTSSILAGCSGGKTEQQAANAGSSGNTDTKQEAPKSNKPVKLDVIETGSGLPAPDQDQIKQEIDKAIGTELNLTVYASGDDYKNQLNVRMASGNFPDLFAVDRAQLKQFAEQGLLLDLTPYKDKLKTTVDFIGADSLKKGTQNGKLYAIAKSPQIPYNTFWIRKDWLDKLGMKPPTTPDELLEVAKAFTEKDPDGNGKKDTYGITGGKLGAFSPVFGAYGTGSPGNFYVKDGKLVNALYDPAMKDALAFIKKMIDAGAVDPELLSNNSTQQYQQKGIKGQAGIMWIDWPNVTKDEFVAQIKAVNPNADWIQLPALKGPGGQFEGSWDIGATPGMYAIPKVLEKNPEKLNKVIELLNFVSTKDTGSALVQFGIKGKHYNLENGKVMPTDLMGKEVGYSWLYQFTGRPEMEYLFVKFAKQAPYIEFANKQPRIQALNGFVDNPTGYNSADAQRFMDEELAKFVYGKRPLTEYDAFLKTLETSMNYKAYLDAATKQLNDLGFGK is encoded by the coding sequence ATGAAACAGAGACCGATTTTCGCAGCCGCGGCGGCGGTTGTCCTCACGAGCTCGATCCTGGCCGGCTGCAGCGGGGGCAAAACTGAGCAGCAGGCGGCAAATGCCGGGAGCAGCGGGAACACCGATACGAAGCAGGAAGCGCCCAAATCGAACAAACCGGTAAAACTCGACGTCATCGAGACCGGCAGCGGCTTGCCCGCGCCGGATCAGGACCAGATCAAGCAGGAAATCGACAAGGCGATCGGCACCGAGCTGAACTTGACCGTCTACGCTTCCGGCGACGATTACAAAAACCAGCTGAACGTACGCATGGCCTCCGGCAACTTCCCGGATCTGTTCGCGGTCGACAGGGCGCAGCTGAAGCAGTTTGCCGAGCAAGGGCTGCTTCTTGATTTGACTCCCTACAAGGACAAATTGAAGACGACCGTCGATTTCATCGGCGCGGACAGCCTGAAGAAAGGCACGCAAAACGGCAAGCTGTACGCGATCGCCAAATCGCCGCAAATCCCGTACAACACATTTTGGATTCGCAAGGACTGGCTCGACAAGCTGGGAATGAAGCCGCCGACGACGCCGGATGAGCTGTTGGAAGTCGCGAAAGCGTTTACGGAGAAAGACCCCGACGGCAATGGGAAAAAAGACACCTACGGCATCACCGGCGGCAAGCTCGGCGCATTTTCTCCTGTATTCGGCGCCTACGGCACCGGCTCGCCGGGCAACTTTTACGTGAAGGACGGCAAGCTGGTCAATGCTCTCTACGATCCGGCGATGAAAGATGCGCTCGCTTTTATCAAAAAGATGATCGATGCCGGCGCCGTCGATCCCGAGCTGCTGTCCAACAACAGCACGCAGCAATATCAGCAAAAGGGCATTAAAGGTCAGGCCGGCATCATGTGGATCGACTGGCCGAACGTGACGAAGGACGAATTCGTCGCCCAGATCAAGGCGGTCAACCCGAACGCCGACTGGATTCAGCTGCCTGCGCTGAAAGGTCCCGGCGGCCAGTTCGAAGGCTCGTGGGACATCGGGGCCACCCCGGGCATGTATGCGATTCCGAAAGTGCTGGAGAAAAATCCGGAGAAGCTGAATAAGGTGATTGAACTGCTGAACTTCGTATCGACGAAAGACACCGGATCCGCGCTCGTTCAGTTCGGCATCAAAGGCAAGCATTACAACCTCGAAAACGGCAAAGTGATGCCGACCGATTTGATGGGCAAAGAGGTAGGTTATTCCTGGCTGTACCAGTTTACCGGCCGTCCCGAGATGGAGTATCTGTTCGTCAAGTTCGCCAAGCAGGCTCCGTATATCGAGTTTGCCAACAAGCAGCCGCGCATTCAGGCCTTAAACGGCTTCGTCGACAATCCGACCGGTTACAACAGCGCGGATGCGCAGCGGTTCATGGATGAGGAACTGGCCAAATTCGTTTACGGCAAACGCCCGCTGACCGAATATGACGCTTTCCTCAAAACGCTGGAAACGTCGATGAACTACAAAGCGTATCTCGACGCAGCGACCAAACAGCTGAACGACCTTGGTTTCGGCAAGTAA